TCGGGGGCATGTTTGTATCCTGTCGCGAAGGCGTCGAGGTCGCCGCGGTTCCAGTCGCGCTCCTGCTGCAGAAGGACTTTCAGGATGTCCAGCTCCGGCTGCGTCATCATCCGGAGCTGTTCGGGACGTTTGTCCTGCGCAGAAATCGGCGCTGCCACCATGAATACAAAGACAAAAGCGAAGACGAGCCTGCGAAAAATCTGCATGAATTGCTCCTGGGATACGCCGTAGAATGCAGGATATGCCCACAGCGGAAGCGGCATCCACCACAATCGTGAAACGCGCCACTTGTTCGCTCGACTGCCCGGACTCCTGCGGCATTCTCGCGACCGTGGACACCGCAAGCGGCCGCGTGGTGAAGATCGGCGGAGACCCGGCCCATCCCGTGACGCGCGGCTTCCTTTGTGGCAAGGTCGCCAAGTACCTCGACCGCGTCTACTCTCCCGACCGCCTGCTCTATCCCATGCGCCGCCGCGCTGACGCTGCCAAAGGCTCGCTCTCGCATGGGCACGAGGCGGAGGCCTTCGAGCGCATCTCCTGGGACGAGGCGCTCGACACCATCGCAAAGAATCTCCAGCGCGTCACCGACCAATACGGCCCGGAATCTGTTCTTCCGTATTCCTACGCCGGGACGATCGGCAAACTCGGTTACGGCTCCATGGATCGCCGTTTCTTTCATCGCATGGGAGCTTCGCAGCTCGACCGCACCATCTGCGCCTCTGCCGGCACCGAAGCCCTGAACCTGGTCTACGGCACGCGTCTCATCACGCCGCCGCAGGACTTCGCCCATGCGAGGCTGATCCTCGCCTGGGGCGCGAACATCCACGGCAACAACATCCATCTCTGGCCTTTCATCGAAGAGGCCCGCCGCAACGGCGCGCGCCTCATCGTGATCGACCCTTACGCCACACGCACGGCAAAGCTTGCCGACTGGCACATCCCCATCCGGCCCGGCACAGACGTCGCGCTCGCCCTGGGCATGATGCACGTCATCCTTCGCGGAAGCCTGGAGAACACGGCCTACCTTGAAGCCTGCACCCACGGCTTTGAAGCGCTCTGCGAGCGCGCTCTCTCCGCCACCTACACGCCCGACAACGTCGCACGTATCACCGGCATGTCTACGGACGACATCGTTAAACTGGCGCGCGAGTACGCCACCACAAAGCCCGCCGTGATCCGCATGAACTACGGCGTGCAGCGCAGCGAAAACGGCGGCACCGCCGCGCGCACCATCGCGATGCTTCCTCTGCTGACGGGGGCGTGGCAGCATCGCGGGGGCGGCTTCGCCCTCTCCAGTTCGGGCGCCTTCGGCTTCAACGGCGCACGCCTGGAGATGCCGGAACTGATGCGCGCCAGTCCCCTCCGGCGCGATGCCCGCGTGGTGAACATGAGTCAGCTCGGCCACGCGCTCACGGAGTTGAACGAGCCGAGAATCCACGCGATGTTCGTCTATAACTCCAACCCGGCTGTTATCGCCCCAAACCAGAGCGATGTCCTGCGCGGCCTGCGGCGCGACGATCTCTTCACCGTCGTCCACGATCAGACCTTCACAGACACCGCCGATTATGCGGACATCCTTCTGCCCGCGCCCAGCTTCCTCGAACAGAGTGACGTGCAGGGATCCTACGGCCACTACTTTGTGCAACTCTCCGAACGCGCCATGGCCCCGCTCGGCGAAGCGCGCTCTAACGTACAGGTCTTCGGCGAGCTTGCCCAGCGCATGGGCTTTGCCGAGCCGTGCTTCCGCGAAACCGCAGACGAGCTCATCGCCCAAGCCCTCGACACCAAACACCCCTGGATGCAGGGCATCACGCGCGACCGTCTACGCGCCGAAGGGCCGATCGAACTGATCTTCCCGCGCAACGCGAACGGCGAATATCTTCCCTTCAGCGACGCGAGCTGGTTCCGAACACCCAGCGGACGCGGCGAGTTCTACTCCGAAACCCTCGCTCAGCGCGGCATGGATCCCCTTCCAGGATGGATCCCAAATCGGGAGTCGCGCCACGGCAACCACGGCACCGCTTATCCACTGGAGCTTCTCGCCCGCAAAGCCGACAACTGGATGAACTCCACCTTCGCGGACATTCCAACGCACCGCAGGTTGGAGGCGGCCCACCTTGGCAAACTGGAGATACACCCGGACGATGCCGCGGAACGCGGTATCGTCGCGGGCGCGGTCGTCACCGTAGCCAATGATCGCGGCACGTTGCGCCTGCTTGCGGAGATCGGCCCCACGGTTCCGCCCGGCGTCGTCGCTACGCGTATGGGATGGAACAAGCTCTCCGCGGACGGCCATGGCGTCAACCTGCTCACCAGTGAAAGGCTCACGGACTTTGGCGGCGGGCCTACCTTCTATTCCACGATGGTCGAGGTGGGGGTGGAAGTTGCCGTAGCCGTCGAACTTGCTCAGATTTCCGCTTTGTCAGGTAGCGCGGAAGATACGTTCTTTCAACCCGCATCCGCAGATGCACCGGATAAGGTGCATACTCCGGCTCTGCCGCTCGTTTAAGCCTCGTCCCTCCCATATAATCAAGCTCTCCGGAACAGTTGGTTCGCGGGCAGATTTCAGGCAGTGAAGGTGTTCGTATTCTTACCGTGAAACAGGAGGGCGTCAGCTCTCTGAAGCATGTGCAAATGATTCTGCGGTCTCCTGGAAGCCAATTCGGCAGATGGTTCCGTCCCGTAGCTGCGGCAGCATTTCTTTCTGCTGCTGTAGCTCCCGCGACCTATGCTCAGGCCACCACCGGACAGACGTTCTGCCAGCCCCAGGTCGTCGGTAACCGCCGCATTCCGAAGGAATCCGTCATTGCGCGCCTCTTTGAGCGCCAGGGCGATGCCTACGACCCCTCCATCGTCGAACGCGATTTCAACTCGCTTTGGAATACGACGTACTTCGAAGACGTCCGCATCGAGAAGGTGGAAACGCCTTCCTGCGTGCAGATGGTGATCTACGTTCACGAGAAGCCGACGATTCGCGAAGTCAACTACAAGGGCCTCAACGCCGTGACGCAGTCCGACGTTTTGGACCGCTTCAAGAAGGCAAAGATCGGCTCCCTCGTCGAAAGTCAGCTTGACTTCACCAAAATCAAGCGCGCGGAAGTTGCCCTGAAGGGACTTCTCGCCGAGCACGGCCACCAGTTCTCGACCGTCCGCACGGAAGTCAAGACGATTCCTCCCGCTTCGGTCGCCATCACCTTCTCCATTAAGGAAGGTCCCACGGTTAAGGTCGGCAAGATTGCGTTTGAAGGCAATCACGAGATCAGTAGCCGTACGCTTCGCGCCGCGATGCGCAACTCGCGTCCCATTGGCATCCCGCACTCGATCATCCTGGAAAATCTCTTCTCCCGCACCTTCGACGCGACCAAGCTCGACGAAGATGCAGAGCGCGTCCGCGCTGCCTATGGCGACAAGGGGTACTTCAAGGCGCAGACCGGTGAACCGCAGACGAAGATCCGCGATGCTGGCGGAGTCAACTTCCTGCTCATGCCCTCTCACGGCAAGCGCATCGATATTCTCGTGCCCGTGGAAGAAGGCAAGCGCTATCGCCTGGGCGGCATCAAGTTCCTGAACGCCAAGGACAAGAACGTCAACATCCTGCGCAATCAGTTCCCCATGAAGGACGGCGATTACTTCAATCGCACGGTCTTCGGCAAGGGTCTTGAGAATCTTCGCAAGGCCTACGGCTCGCTCGGCTACATCAACTTTGTCGGTACGCCGCAGCCGCGCTTCGACGAAGCCAAAAACCTGATCTATCTCGATATCGACCTCGACGAAGGCAAGAAGTTCTTCGTCTCGCGTATCGAGTTCTCCGGCAACACGGTCACACGCGATCGCGTCATCCGCCGCGAACTGATGCTCGAAGAAGGACAGCAGTACAACAATCAGTTGTGGGAGCTTTCCATCCTGCGC
This genomic stretch from Terriglobus saanensis SP1PR4 harbors:
- a CDS encoding molybdopterin-containing oxidoreductase family protein → MQDMPTAEAASTTIVKRATCSLDCPDSCGILATVDTASGRVVKIGGDPAHPVTRGFLCGKVAKYLDRVYSPDRLLYPMRRRADAAKGSLSHGHEAEAFERISWDEALDTIAKNLQRVTDQYGPESVLPYSYAGTIGKLGYGSMDRRFFHRMGASQLDRTICASAGTEALNLVYGTRLITPPQDFAHARLILAWGANIHGNNIHLWPFIEEARRNGARLIVIDPYATRTAKLADWHIPIRPGTDVALALGMMHVILRGSLENTAYLEACTHGFEALCERALSATYTPDNVARITGMSTDDIVKLAREYATTKPAVIRMNYGVQRSENGGTAARTIAMLPLLTGAWQHRGGGFALSSSGAFGFNGARLEMPELMRASPLRRDARVVNMSQLGHALTELNEPRIHAMFVYNSNPAVIAPNQSDVLRGLRRDDLFTVVHDQTFTDTADYADILLPAPSFLEQSDVQGSYGHYFVQLSERAMAPLGEARSNVQVFGELAQRMGFAEPCFRETADELIAQALDTKHPWMQGITRDRLRAEGPIELIFPRNANGEYLPFSDASWFRTPSGRGEFYSETLAQRGMDPLPGWIPNRESRHGNHGTAYPLELLARKADNWMNSTFADIPTHRRLEAAHLGKLEIHPDDAAERGIVAGAVVTVANDRGTLRLLAEIGPTVPPGVVATRMGWNKLSADGHGVNLLTSERLTDFGGGPTFYSTMVEVGVEVAVAVELAQISALSGSAEDTFFQPASADAPDKVHTPALPLV